From a single Dehalococcoidia bacterium genomic region:
- a CDS encoding alpha/beta hydrolase, with amino-acid sequence MAYLDTGRVRLWYDVRGEGFPVLFIHGGFAGLGYRLQPRTYEWLDEFSPHYRAVVYHRRGCGWSSLPSDGWSLADQVADALAILDALGLEQAHIIGSSAGGPIALLLALEHPQRVRSLALANTAASLFRPEADRGIIAVVRSELDTLRREGALAMFRRRPLEARVSLAALWERPAAEASGRLEEWSAEYRRLAEEAAASLREEEWAQLCAAEVENIAAYLDIDLRPRLGEVRAPAIVVHGDADRVVPLEWGIELARMLPAAELAVVPGAPHGILGDSAEARRLVLEFFLRVDGRLR; translated from the coding sequence ATGGCCTATCTGGACACGGGCAGGGTGCGCTTGTGGTACGACGTTCGCGGGGAGGGCTTCCCGGTCCTCTTCATCCACGGTGGGTTTGCCGGGCTGGGCTACCGGCTGCAGCCGCGCACTTACGAGTGGCTGGACGAGTTCTCCCCTCACTACCGTGCGGTGGTCTATCACCGCCGCGGCTGCGGCTGGTCTTCCCTGCCCAGCGATGGCTGGTCGCTGGCGGACCAGGTGGCCGACGCCCTGGCCATCCTGGACGCCCTGGGGCTGGAGCAGGCCCACATCATCGGCAGTTCGGCCGGGGGCCCCATCGCCCTGCTGCTGGCCCTGGAGCACCCCCAGCGGGTGCGCTCCCTGGCCCTGGCCAACACCGCTGCTTCCCTCTTCCGTCCCGAGGCCGACCGTGGCATCATCGCCGTCGTGCGGTCCGAACTGGACACGCTGCGCCGCGAGGGAGCCCTGGCCATGTTCCGACGTCGGCCTCTGGAGGCCCGGGTTTCCCTGGCCGCCCTTTGGGAGCGACCCGCCGCCGAGGCCTCCGGGCGGCTGGAGGAATGGTCGGCCGAGTACCGGCGACTGGCCGAGGAGGCCGCCGCCTCCCTGAGGGAGGAGGAGTGGGCACAGCTCTGCGCTGCCGAGGTGGAGAACATCGCCGCCTATCTCGACATCGACCTGCGGCCCCGTCTGGGCGAGGTGCGGGCGCCGGCCATTGTCGTTCACGGCGACGCCGACCGTGTGGTGCCCCTGGAGTGGGGCATCGAGCTGGCGCGAATGCTGCCCGCTGCAGAGCTGGCGGTGGTGCCCGGTGCCCCCCATGGCATCCTGGGGGACAGCGCCGAGGCCCGACGCCTGGTACTCGAGTTTTTCCTGCGGGTGGACGGCCGTTTGAGATGA